Proteins encoded in a region of the Elaeis guineensis isolate ETL-2024a chromosome 7, EG11, whole genome shotgun sequence genome:
- the LOC105036173 gene encoding serine carboxypeptidase II-3: MMGRMFLCLLLALSASIEISDALGGRGPATRQGDALNKLYFDAFNLKRKAVAASDSSYAATLFSDLSSKTYPQQGLKESDKITKLPGQPQGVDFDQYGGYVTVDKEAGRALFYYLAEAASANSSSRPLVLWLNGGPGCSSLGIGAMEELGPFRVTSDGKTLFKNPYAWNTVANVLFLESPAGVGFSYSNTTSDYDKSGDNKTAADAYVFLVNWMERFPEYKGRDFYIAGESYGGHYVPQLAYTILQHNNSIINLKGIMIGNGVINDETDEKGMFDYFWTHALISDETIDAIHKYCNFSPNASNEPKQCVQTVENAYELVTTLDIYNIYAPLCTSQGVTPSPKTYSIENFDPCTSLYVSAYLNTAEVQEALHANATKLNYTWSGCSQVLTRWTDSPYTVLPLIKECMAHDVRVLVYSGDVDGRVPVTSSRYSVKQLQVSVKTQWQPWFINIDQVGGYSVVFDGNLTLATVRGAGHEVPSYQALRALVLIKFFLEGKPLPS; encoded by the exons atgATGGGGAGAATGTTCTTGTGCTTGTTGCTGGCCCTCTCAGCCAGCATAGAGATAAGTGATGCTTTGGGAGGCCGAGGTCCAGCAACAAGGCAGGGAGATGCCCTTAACAAGCTCTATTTCGACGCGTTCAACTTAAAGAGAAAAGCAGTTGCTGCAAGTGATTCTTCTTATGCCGCCACTCTTTTCTCCGATCTGTCGTCGAAAACTTATCCCCAGCAGGGGTTGAAGGAGAGTGACAAGATCACCAAGTTGCCTGGCCAGCCTCAAGGTGTAGATTTTGATCAGTATGGAGGCTACGTCACCGTCGACAAGGAAGCTGGTAGAGCCCTATTCTACTACTTGGCCGAGGCTGCATCTGCTAATTCTTCTTCCAGACCACTGGTTCTCTGGCTCAATGGAG GACCGGGTTGCTCATCTCTCGGAATTGGAGCGATGGAAGAGCTAGGACCCTTTCGCGTCACGAGCGACGGCAAGACGCTCTTCAAAAATCCATATGCATGGAATACAG TTGCTAATGTGCTGTTCTTGGAGAGCCCGGCTGGTGTTGGCTTCTCCTACTCCAACACCACCTCCGACTACGACAAGAGTGGGGACAACAAGACGGCTGCGGATGCCTATGTGTTCCTTGTGAACTGGATGGAGAGATTCCCAGAGTACAAAGGAAGGGATTTCTATATAGCTGGGGAGAGCTATGGGGGGCACTATGTCCCTCAGCTTGCTTATACCATACTCCAACACAACAACTCAATTATAAACCTTAAAGGCATCATG ATTGGCAATGGAGTGATCAACGACGAAACGGACGAGAAGGGGATGTTCGACTATTTCTGGACTCATGCATTGATCTCAGATGAGACCATTGATGCAATCCACAAGTACTGCAATTTCTCACCCAATGCCAGTAACGAGCCCAAGCAATGCGTACAGACGGTAGAGAATGCCTATGAGTTGGTCACAACACTTGATATCTACAACATCTATGCCCCTCTCTGCACTTCACAAGGCGTCACTCCTTCTCCTAAGACATACTCG ATTGAAAATTTCGACCCATGCACTTCTCTCTACGTGAGTGCGTATCTCAACACTGCTGAAGTGCAAGAAGCTCTACATGCCAATGCAACCAAACTCAACTACACTTGGTCTGGTTGCAG CCAAGTGCTAACACGATGGACAGATAGCCCTTATACAGTCTTACCACTTATCAAGGAATGCATGGCTCATGATGTACGGGTTCTAGTATACAG tggagatgtcgATGGACGGGTTCCTGTTACTTCATCGAGATATTCTGTCAAACAACTACAAGTTTCTGTGAAAACTCAATGGCAACCATGGTTTATCAATATTGATCAG GTTGGTGGATACAGCGTTGTTTTTGATGGTAACTTAACATTGGCCACTGTCAGAGGAGCAGGACATGAGGTTCCAAGCTACCAAGCACTTCGAGcacttgttctcatcaagttttttCTTGAGGGAAAGCCGCTTCCTTCTTGA